A single genomic interval of Odontesthes bonariensis isolate fOdoBon6 chromosome 3, fOdoBon6.hap1, whole genome shotgun sequence harbors:
- the LOC142377973 gene encoding beta-microseminoprotein-like: MVSFDIVNLPKYLALALLLYTLLSLANAQCFSRELKPGQTHCQDSVDKTWHRVGSKWRNSACMDCSCEGCCAAYSTPTSFPSDCVSVFDSKACKYIVHKKNNPSELCPVFGAVGK, encoded by the exons ATGGTAAGTTTTGATATTGTTAATTTACCG AAATATTTGGCTCTGGCTTTGCTGCTCTACACTTTGCTGTCACTGGCAAATGCTCAATGTTTCTCACGGGAGTTAAAACCAG GCCAGACCCATTGCCAAGACAGCGTGGATAAAACATGGCATAGAGTGGGGTCTAAGTGGAGAAACAGTGCCTGTATGGATTGTAGTTGCGAGGGATGCTGTGCTGC GTACAGCACTCCAACGAGCTTCCCTAGCGACTGTGTGTCGGTGTTTGACTCTAAGGCATGCAAATACATTGTGCATAAGAAAAATAACCCATCTGAGCTCTGTCCAGTTTTTGGTGCAGTAGGGAAGTGA